In Arachis hypogaea cultivar Tifrunner chromosome 17, arahy.Tifrunner.gnm2.J5K5, whole genome shotgun sequence, a single window of DNA contains:
- the LOC112764371 gene encoding uncharacterized protein, with translation MMNARGSPRDLGSKGFIAMTMNTFSMILLFLISEVGASIHEYQNETFMRRSNSFFFHGGSEGLYASRVVQQHSQPSEDNNSLNGKSFIRFESITFRRTKESSEKKNDMQQNTGLIEAIIVKVRDRNNIGGAYLNSDAICCTPELAKENSCKLGEVIIRENPDDPNGPKRIQTFFAGKNEESKMVIQTVDIKSTGMYYLYFMFCDPELKDTVISGRTVWRNPDGYLPGKMMPLMTFYGLMSLAYLFLGLVWFLRFVQYWKDVIQLHYHITAVIGLGMVEMALWYFEYANFNSTGSRPMGITIWAVTFTAVKKTVSRLLLLVVSMGYGVMRPTLGGITSRVLLLGVMYFVASEALELVEHLGNINDFSGKARLFLVLPVALLDACFILWIFQSLSKTLEKLQIRRIMAKLELYRKFTNSLAVTVLLSVVWIGYELYFNASDPLSELWRRAWIIPAFWTLLAYFLLLVICILWAPSQNPTRYAYSEETGDDFDEEAVALAGAAVKVTGDMAIVLERKDRKTLVGADRHVFSLEDREEDKKE, from the exons ATGATGAATGCGCGTGGTTCGCCACGTGATCTGGGTTCCAAGGGGTTCATTGCGATGACGATGAACACATTTTCTATGATCTTGTTGTTTCTGATAAGCGAAGTGGGTGCTTCGATCCACGAATACCAAAACGAAACCTTTATGCGGCGCTCCAATTCCTTCTTCTTCCATGGTGGAAGTGAGGGACTCTACGCTTCAAGGGTTGTCCAACAACACTCTCAACCTTCCGAAGACAACAACTCCCTCAATGGCAAATCCTTCATCAG GTTTGAGTCAATCACATTTCGGAGAACAAAAGAATCTTCTGAGAAGAAGAATGATATGCAGCAAAATACAGGGTTGATTGAGGCTATCATAGTCAAGGTGAGAGATAGGAACAATATTGGGGGTGCTTATCTGAACTCTGATGCCATATGTTGCACTCCGGAACTTGCCAAGGAAAATTCGTGCAAGTTAGGCGAGGTTATCATCCGTGAGAACCCGGATGATCCAAATGGACCTAAACGTATACAGACATTTTTCGCCGGAAAGAATGAGGAGTCTAAAATGGTTATTCAAACTGTTGACATAAAGAGTACTGGAATGTATTACCTGTATTTCATGTTTTGTGATCCTGAGCTGAAGGATACGGTGATTAGTGGAAGAACCGTATGGAGAAACCCTGATGGTTATCTTCCTGGGAAGATGATGCCTTTGATGACGTTTTATGGTTTAATGTCTTTGGCTTACCTTTTTCTTGGTCTTGTCTGGTTTCTCCGGTTTGTGCAATATTGGAAAGATGTAATACAATTGCATTACCACATTACTGCTGTTATTGGCCTTGGGATGGTTGAAATGGCTCTCTGGTATTTTGAGTACGCGAACTTCAATTCCACTGGAAGCAGGCCAATGGGAATTACAATTTGGGCTGTTACCTTCACTGCTGTGAAGAAGACGGTCTCACGGCTTCTTCTCCTGGTGGTTTCCATGGGTTATGGTGTCATGCGCCCAACGCTTGGTGGAATAACCTCAAGAGTACTTCTTCTTGGTGTGATGTATTTTGTGGCCTCGGAAGCACTTGAACTAGTGGAACATCTTGGTAATATTAATGACTTTTCTGGAAAAGCAAGACTTTTTCTGGTGCTGCCTGTTGCTCTGTTGGATGCATGCTTTATTCTTTGGATCTTTCAGTCATTATCAAAAACCTTGGAGAAACTTCAG ATTCGGAGAATTATGGCTAAACTTGAGTTGTACAGGAAGTTCACAAATTCCCTTGCAGTGACAGTGCTTCTGTCAGTTGTATGGATTGGTTATGAG TTGTACTTCAATGCATCTGACCCTCTGAGTGAGCTATGGCGAAGAGCTTGGATCATCCCGGCTTTTTGGACTTTGTTGGCTTACTTTCTCCTGCTAGTGATTTGCATTCTATGGGCTCCATCTCAAAATCCAACCAG ATATGCATACTCGGAGGAAACAGGGGATGACTTTGATGAGGAAGCTGTCGCACTTGCCGGTGCTGCAGTTAAGGTGACTGGGGACATGGCAATTGTGCTAGAAAGAAAGGACCGAAAGACATTGGTGGGTGCTGATCGTCATGTCTTCAGCCTTGAAGATCGGGAGGAAGACAAGAAGGAATGA
- the LOC112764372 gene encoding glycerol-3-phosphate dehydrogenase [NAD(+)] 2, chloroplastic has product MAALFESSFATPLFFSSNTNNNNSATSKFQSYPSKSPSHDLRFHHTHTHTHSHTPSSSSPSLQPQPEQEAHPEPDSDSTRDRRRAVRVAWEKLVRWSRSWRSKNKTDVLERTKKVVVLGGGSFGTAMAAHVANRKAELEVNMLVRDPQVCFSINERHCNCKYFPDHWLPDNVVATTDAKSALLNADYCLHAVPVQFSASFLESVADYVDPSLPFISLSKGLELNTLRMMAQIIPQALRNPRQPFVALSGPSFALELMNKLPTAMVVASKDKKLASKVQQLLASSHLRISTSSDVTGVEIAGALKNVLAIAAGIVEGMNLGNNSMAALVSQGCSEIRWLATKMGAKPTTITGLSGTGDIMLTCFVNLSRNRTVGVRLGLGEKLEDILSSMNQVAEGVSTAGAVIALAQKYNVKMPVLTAVARIIDNELTPKKAVFELMSLPQVEEV; this is encoded by the exons ATGGCGGCACTATTCGAATCATCATTCGCGACCCCATTGTTCTTCTCTTCCAAcactaacaacaacaacagtgCTACTTCAAAATTCCAATCTTACCCCTCAAAATCCCCCTCTCACGACCTCCGCTTCCACcacactcacactcacactcacagtcacactccttcttcttcttctccctccctcCAGCCCCAACCCGAACAGGAAGCACACCCCGAACCGGATTCTGACTCGACCCGTGACCGGCGCAGAGCCGTTCGGGTCGCGTGGGAGAAGCTGGTTCGGTGGTCGAGGTCGTGGCGCTCCAAGAACAAAACCGACGTCCTCGAACGCACCAAGAAG GTGGTTGTGCTTGGAGGGGGTTCGTTTGGGACGGCAATGGCTGCTCATGTTGCAAATAGAAAGGCTGAATTAGAGGTGAACATGCTTGTTCGGGATCCTCAAGTTTGCTTCTCTATCAATGAGAGGCACTGCAATTG TAAGTACTTCCCAGATCACTGGCTTCCGGATAATGTAGTTGCCACAACTGATGCAAAATCTGCTTTACTTAATGCCGATTACTGTCTTCATGCTGTTCCTGTTCAG TTCAGTGCTTCGTTTCTTGAAAGTGTCGCTGATTATGTAGATCCAAGTTTGCCATTCATATCTCTTAGTAAAGGTCTAGAGCTGAACACACTGAGGATGATGGCTCAAATTATTCCTCAAGCGCTACGGAATCCACGCCAGCCTTTCGTTGCATTATCCGGACCTTCTTTTGCTCTTGAATTGATGAATAAGCTACCGACAG CAATGGTGGTGGCATCTAAAGACAAAAAATTGGCAAGTAAAGTTCAGCAGTTACTAGCTTCAAGTCATTTAAGAATCAGCACATCGAG TGATGTTACAGGAGTTGAAATAGCTGGTGCACTCAAGAATGTTCTTGCAATAGCTGCTGGCATAGTAGAAGGTATGAATCTTGGTAACAATTCGATGGCTGCACTTGTTTCACAAGGTTGTTCGGAGATACGATGGCTTGCGACAAAG ATGGGTGCAAAGCCGACTACGATAACTGGTCTATCAGGAACTGGAGACATCATGCTTACATGTTTTGTTAATCTTTCACGAAACCGAACAGTTGGTGTTCGTCTtggattgggcgagaagcttgaGGACATTCTGAGCTCCATGAATCAG GTAGCGGAAGGTGTCTCGACAGCCGGAGCTGTGATTGCTTTGGCCCAGAAATACAATGTTAAGATGCCAGTGTTGACGGCAGTAGCACGAATTATCGACAATGAACTCACCCCTAAGAAGGCTGTTTTCGAGTTAATGAGCCTCCCACAG GTTGAAGAAGTATGA